AACAACTTCATCGGCAACTACACCGTCCAGTGGAACTACCTCTTCGCCGGCTCGGTCGTCGCCATCCTGCCCGTCATCGTCCTGTTCGCGGTCATCGAGCGCCAGGTCGTCTCCGGCCTCACCGCCGGATCCGTGAAGTAACTCACGGGCAAGGGGAGTTCACCGCGATGCCGACGACACGGGAGGAGCGGCGCCGTGGCTTCCAGGATCTGGTGGAGCTGCTGGAGACGCTGATGCGCGACTCCCTCCGGGAGGAACTCGGCGGCTACTACGGCAACGTGACCATGCCGCTCCAGCGAGCGGCCGGGCTCGGGCCGATCAGCACCACCAGGCGGGCCGCCCGGACGGCCGGCGAGCGGCTCGGTTGGGACACCTACACCTACCTGGTCGACGGCATGTTCATCATCCGCGACCGCAGGCGGGCCCCGGAGGAGATCCGGTTGCCGGCGGTCCCGGCCGGCAGCCGACCGGACGGCACCCTCTGAGTCGCAACTCCTGGCCCGTGGCGGCTCCGCCCCGGAACCGACCCTCGGCGTCGGCTCCGGGGCGGAGCCGTTCCGGCGGGCCGGCCGGGGATCCTGCGGACGCCGCGGGCCCGGTACCCGCCGTGACATCGCGGCCGATCAGCCCACGCCGTCCGACAGCCGGACGAAGTGGCGCCCGGCGTCCAGCAGTTCGGGGACGGCGGCGGCGATCCCGGCCGCCGTGCCGCCGCCCGGTTGGTTCATGTGGGCCAGGACGATCGCACCCGGGCCGGCGGCGCCCACCTCCCGGCGGACCTGCTCGGCACTGAAGGTCGCGCCGCCGTCGCCGTTCACCGTGAAGCCCGCGAACCGTTCGCCGAGGTCGTCGACGATCCGGGCCGCGACGTCGTCGAGGTACGCGGTGCCGGAGCGGAAGAAACGCGGCGGCCGCCCCAGCAGGCGGGTGAGCCCGGCCCGGTTGCCCGCGATCTCGTCGAAGACCTCGCCCGCGTCCCGGGTGCCGTCGATGCCGTAGGCGGAGCGCCCGGACACCGACAGCGGGCAGTGCCGGGTGCCGTGGTTGGCGATCTCGAACAACGGGTCGGCGGCCAGCTGCCGGAAGACCGATGGATTGGCCTCGATCCAGCGGGAGTTGAGGAAGAGGGTGGCCGGCACCCGGTGCTCGCGCAGGAACCCGGTCAGTGCCTCGTCGTAGCCGCTGCCCTGCGGGCCGCCGCAGGCGTCGAAGGTCAGCGCGATCGCTCCGGCGTCGGTCGCGGTGGGCGACAGGCGGCTGATCACTCCCGGAGCGTCGAAGCCCCAACCGGTCGGCTCCGCAGCGCCGTAGCGGGCGACCACCTCCTCCCGGGTGACGCCGGCGGGCGGCGGGACGGCGTCACCCGAAGGGCTCGCCGCGGTGGCCGCCGGCGATGCCCCGGGCGGCTGCGCCCCGGTGCGGTCCGGGTTCGGCGGTCCTGACCGGGTGCCGGCCGGGGAACGGTCGGGGCCCGGCCGGCACCCGGTCAGGGCGCCGCCGGCCAGCGCGGCCAGCAGCGTCCGGCGACTCGACGGCATCCTGTACCTCCCGTG
The sequence above is drawn from the Kitasatospora sp. NBC_00315 genome and encodes:
- a CDS encoding polysaccharide deacetylase family protein; amino-acid sequence: MPSSRRTLLAALAGGALTGCRPGPDRSPAGTRSGPPNPDRTGAQPPGASPAATAASPSGDAVPPPAGVTREEVVARYGAAEPTGWGFDAPGVISRLSPTATDAGAIALTFDACGGPQGSGYDEALTGFLREHRVPATLFLNSRWIEANPSVFRQLAADPLFEIANHGTRHCPLSVSGRSAYGIDGTRDAGEVFDEIAGNRAGLTRLLGRPPRFFRSGTAYLDDVAARIVDDLGERFAGFTVNGDGGATFSAEQVRREVGAAGPGAIVLAHMNQPGGGTAAGIAAAVPELLDAGRHFVRLSDGVG